In Sphingomonas psychrotolerans, the following proteins share a genomic window:
- a CDS encoding GNAT family N-acetyltransferase has translation MAIGYERWQGEVADAATPLLALCRSIFPDFTDAYLLDRLTRLTDPMLWLVAEGGEWRGFKLGYRRGDDLLYSWLGGISPELRGQGVAAELMCRQHAEAAANGYRFVETRTRAANNPMILLNLRHGFHVAGFETDAQGIGVVIQRKALAPTQA, from the coding sequence GTGGCGATCGGATATGAGCGCTGGCAGGGCGAGGTGGCGGATGCCGCCACACCGCTGCTGGCGCTCTGCCGGTCGATCTTCCCCGATTTTACCGACGCCTATCTGCTCGATCGGCTGACCCGGTTAACCGATCCCATGCTCTGGCTCGTGGCGGAAGGCGGCGAGTGGCGGGGCTTCAAGCTCGGGTACCGCCGGGGCGACGATCTTCTCTACAGCTGGCTCGGTGGTATCTCGCCCGAGCTGCGCGGGCAGGGTGTCGCGGCTGAATTGATGTGCCGTCAGCACGCTGAGGCGGCGGCCAACGGCTACCGCTTTGTCGAGACGCGCACGCGCGCGGCGAACAACCCGATGATCTTGCTAAACTTGCGGCACGGCTTCCACGTCGCCGGTTTCGAAACCGACGCGCAGGGAATCGGCGTGGTGATTCAGCGCAAGGCGCTCGCGCCGACGCAGGCCTGA
- a CDS encoding Uma2 family endonuclease: MTEVLPLNNSHLPLKLRLEDYLRLDEAGAFEEYRKTELIEGEIFFMNAQHRPHAVIKSRLHVRIAAALAALGHGWEAVVEGSIAIPPHNSPEPDIVVTSEPDGKGLIPLDSVKLIIEVSDATLTFDTKRKLAMYARNGVPEYWVVDVNARVIHQMWAPVDDAYAESRDIAFGERLTAATIPTLSVDTSAL; the protein is encoded by the coding sequence ATGACCGAGGTGCTGCCTCTTAACAACAGCCATTTACCCCTAAAGCTGCGGCTGGAGGACTATCTGCGGCTCGATGAAGCGGGCGCGTTCGAGGAGTATCGGAAAACCGAGCTGATCGAAGGAGAGATCTTCTTCATGAATGCACAGCATCGGCCGCATGCGGTAATCAAGTCACGGCTGCATGTGCGCATCGCAGCGGCGCTCGCCGCATTGGGCCATGGATGGGAAGCGGTCGTCGAAGGCTCGATCGCCATTCCGCCGCACAACTCGCCCGAGCCCGATATTGTGGTGACCAGCGAGCCGGACGGCAAAGGCCTGATCCCACTCGACAGCGTGAAGCTGATCATTGAAGTTTCCGACGCGACGCTGACGTTCGACACCAAGCGCAAGCTGGCAATGTACGCTCGAAACGGCGTCCCGGAATATTGGGTCGTCGACGTGAATGCACGGGTGATTCACCAGATGTGGGCGCCCGTAGACGACGCCTATGCCGAGTCACGGGACATTGCGTTCGGCGAGCGGCTCACCGCCGCGACGATCCCGACGCTGAGCGTAGACACCAGCGCGCTCTGA
- a CDS encoding DoxX family protein, producing the protein MPIPASWSGPLLSVLRIVAALAFMHHGTSKFFGLPPFPMPAPLPPLLLAAGAIELVGGALLLIGLFTRPVAFIASGMAAVGYFMAHASKSFFPSVNGGEAILLYAFIFLYLAAAGAGPWSVDAARNRSRV; encoded by the coding sequence ATGCCCATTCCTGCGAGCTGGTCCGGCCCTCTGCTGAGTGTGTTGCGCATCGTCGCGGCGCTCGCCTTCATGCACCACGGCACTTCGAAATTCTTCGGGCTACCGCCCTTCCCGATGCCCGCTCCCCTTCCGCCACTGCTGCTCGCCGCTGGCGCCATCGAGCTGGTCGGCGGCGCGCTGCTGCTGATCGGGCTGTTCACACGTCCGGTGGCGTTCATCGCCTCGGGCATGGCCGCCGTGGGCTATTTCATGGCGCATGCCTCCAAAAGTTTCTTCCCCTCGGTCAATGGCGGCGAGGCGATCTTGCTATATGCCTTCATCTTTCTGTACCTCGCCGCAGCGGGTGCGGGGCCGTGGAGCGTCGATGCGGCGCGCAACCGTTCACGCGTGTAA
- a CDS encoding acylphosphatase, translated as MVTQRILVSGRVQGVGYRDWVVRTAQRTGLTGWVRNVRDGRVEIFVSGDDETVAKLVEGCHEGSPLARVEHVEAYSAEGEKQTKGFTKRFTA; from the coding sequence ATGGTAACACAGCGCATTCTGGTTTCCGGCCGCGTCCAAGGCGTTGGCTATCGCGATTGGGTAGTGCGCACCGCGCAGCGTACCGGCCTGACCGGCTGGGTACGCAATGTCCGCGACGGCCGCGTCGAGATCTTCGTTTCGGGCGACGACGAAACGGTGGCCAAACTGGTGGAGGGCTGCCACGAGGGCTCGCCGCTCGCCCGTGTCGAGCATGTCGAAGCCTATTCCGCCGAAGGCGAGAAGCAGACCAAGGGCTTCACCAAACGCTTCACCGCCTGA
- the greB gene encoding transcription elongation factor GreB, whose amino-acid sequence MIDRPNYLTPAGYAALKAEYDALFGTERPQLVETISWAAGNGDRSENGDYIYGRKRLREIDRRLGFLSRRMKAAKVVDPAKQEDRDRVFFGATVTVADEDDNHRVLTLVGDDETDAGKGLIGWNAPFARALRGAAIGDLRRVTLPGGEREYEVIAITYP is encoded by the coding sequence ATGATCGACCGCCCGAACTACCTCACCCCTGCCGGATACGCCGCGCTCAAGGCAGAATATGACGCTCTGTTCGGCACCGAGCGGCCGCAGCTGGTGGAGACGATCTCCTGGGCGGCGGGCAATGGCGACCGATCCGAGAATGGAGACTATATCTATGGCCGCAAACGGCTGCGCGAGATCGACCGCCGGCTGGGTTTCCTGTCGCGGCGGATGAAGGCCGCCAAGGTCGTCGATCCGGCGAAGCAGGAGGATCGCGATCGGGTGTTCTTCGGCGCGACGGTGACGGTCGCCGACGAGGACGACAATCATCGCGTGCTGACTCTCGTCGGGGACGACGAGACCGATGCCGGCAAGGGCCTGATCGGCTGGAATGCACCGTTCGCGCGGGCGCTGCGCGGCGCCGCGATCGGCGATCTGCGCCGGGTCACCCTGCCCGGCGGCGAGCGAGAATATGAAGTAATTGCGATAACCTACCCCTGA
- a CDS encoding lytic transglycosylase domain-containing protein, producing the protein MLGSVIKSAVLLAGVSGVAASSQLSREQIRSMANALQSAVSPVQPAYAQGDPISYALIEWKRLQQSDNWPFSDYANFMLAHPGWPGETSRRAAAETSLDSGSGAPGLVVGFFTRFPPLTPAGHLRFAEALAASGRRADADEQARRAWRTGQLRATDESKLMAGFLSALRPADHDARMDMLLWKGSVSLAQRQLAFVSPEKRSVFEARIAFRTKTADAALKGATAMELGRSDPGYIADRARWLRDTGQSPAMRAYLAQRPRLTSYPGDAEAWYEVLLMAARGASADGQHSLAYQIASQVDDAFPTTTAIAELPLGERDDYTSLTWLAGTTAYYNLARPRDAMGMFERYSKGSKTPTTQSKGLYWAGRAAEAAGDQAAAQDYLARAAGFADLYYGQLAAERQGRPLKGPPPLDARIADPGIRDAFYRRETVRAAQLLGTQGDRVSQGMFIRQIARDAASDTDHVLAAELSRTIGRPDLGVMVGRSALENGLSDYTAAGYPSVRVPESQRDYWTIVHAIARQESQFDRAAVSHAGARGLMQLMPGTAAETAGKLGLSYNRESLTTDTDYNIKLGSSYFQRVYNIYGSYPLAVAAYNAGPGNVNKWIRANGDPRLPGGDMVKWIEQIPIFETKNYVQRVLENAVVYDLMNPQYSRSRGPANLSWYLGKNRPG; encoded by the coding sequence ATGCTCGGGTCGGTTATCAAGAGCGCTGTATTGCTCGCTGGGGTTTCGGGAGTGGCGGCTTCGTCGCAGCTCTCGCGGGAACAAATTCGGTCGATGGCGAATGCGCTGCAGAGCGCGGTCTCGCCGGTCCAGCCGGCCTATGCGCAAGGGGATCCGATCTCTTACGCACTGATCGAATGGAAGCGGCTGCAGCAATCCGACAACTGGCCTTTCTCCGATTATGCCAATTTCATGCTCGCGCATCCCGGCTGGCCGGGTGAGACAAGCCGACGTGCCGCGGCAGAGACGTCGCTGGACAGCGGTAGCGGGGCGCCGGGGCTGGTGGTCGGCTTCTTCACACGCTTCCCGCCGCTGACGCCTGCCGGCCATCTCCGCTTCGCCGAGGCTTTGGCGGCGTCGGGTCGCCGCGCCGATGCCGACGAGCAAGCGCGCCGCGCCTGGCGTACGGGCCAGCTCCGGGCAACCGACGAGAGCAAGCTGATGGCAGGCTTTCTGTCGGCACTGCGGCCGGCGGATCACGATGCGCGGATGGACATGCTGTTGTGGAAGGGCTCGGTCAGCCTCGCCCAGCGCCAGCTCGCCTTCGTCTCGCCTGAGAAGCGCTCGGTCTTCGAAGCGCGGATCGCCTTCCGGACAAAGACGGCGGACGCGGCGCTCAAGGGCGCAACCGCGATGGAGCTGGGTCGGAGCGACCCGGGCTATATCGCCGATCGTGCGCGCTGGCTGCGTGACACCGGGCAGAGCCCGGCAATGCGCGCATATCTAGCGCAGCGGCCGCGGCTGACCTCGTATCCCGGCGATGCGGAGGCGTGGTACGAAGTGCTGTTGATGGCCGCACGCGGCGCGTCGGCCGACGGGCAGCACAGCCTGGCATATCAAATCGCGTCGCAGGTCGACGATGCCTTTCCGACGACCACGGCGATCGCCGAACTGCCGCTCGGCGAGCGCGACGATTATACCAGCTTGACGTGGCTCGCGGGCACCACTGCTTATTACAATCTCGCCCGCCCGCGCGATGCGATGGGCATGTTCGAGCGCTATTCGAAGGGTTCGAAGACCCCGACCACCCAGTCGAAGGGCCTCTATTGGGCGGGGCGTGCGGCCGAGGCGGCGGGCGATCAGGCCGCGGCGCAGGATTATCTGGCACGCGCGGCCGGGTTCGCCGACCTCTATTACGGCCAGCTCGCCGCCGAGCGGCAGGGCCGGCCGCTCAAAGGGCCGCCGCCGCTCGATGCCCGAATTGCCGATCCGGGGATTCGCGACGCTTTCTATCGGCGCGAGACGGTACGCGCGGCGCAATTGCTTGGCACCCAGGGCGACCGCGTGTCGCAGGGGATGTTCATCCGCCAGATCGCGCGCGACGCGGCCAGCGACACCGATCATGTCCTCGCCGCCGAGCTCAGCCGCACGATCGGGCGGCCCGATCTTGGAGTGATGGTCGGGCGGAGCGCGCTCGAGAACGGCCTGTCCGACTACACTGCGGCCGGATACCCCTCGGTGCGCGTTCCGGAATCACAGCGCGATTACTGGACCATCGTTCACGCGATCGCGCGGCAGGAGAGCCAGTTCGATCGCGCCGCGGTGAGCCATGCCGGCGCGCGCGGGCTGATGCAGCTGATGCCGGGAACCGCCGCGGAGACCGCAGGCAAGCTGGGACTGAGCTACAATCGGGAGTCGCTCACCACCGACACCGATTACAACATCAAGCTCGGCTCGAGCTATTTCCAGCGTGTCTACAATATCTATGGCAGCTATCCGCTTGCGGTCGCTGCGTACAATGCCGGGCCGGGCAATGTGAACAAATGGATCCGCGCCAACGGCGATCCGCGGCTGCCGGGTGGCGACATGGTCAAGTGGATTGAGCAGATACCGATCTTCGAGACCAAGAATTACGTCCAGCGCGTGCTCGAGAATGCAGTGGTCTATGATTTGATGAACCCGCAATATTCCCGCTCGCGCGGGCCGGCGAACTTGAGCTGGTATCTGGGCAAGAACCGGCCGGGTTGA
- the dapA gene encoding 4-hydroxy-tetrahydrodipicolinate synthase: MFSGSIPALVTPFRDGRFAEEDYRTLVEWQIAEGSLALVPCGTTGEAATLTKDEHFEVVRVCVDQARGRVPVLAGAGSNDTLVAIANVHAAKASGADAVLMVPPYYNRPSQEGIFRHFEAVAEATDLPIILYNVPGRTVTDIQPATMARIAAAFPDRFLGVKDATGQLGRVSEQRAGCGAGFIQLSGNDETALAFNAMGGTGCISVTANVAPRLCAEFQAAWAAGDNVRALELHDRLYPLHIAMFTDASPGPVKYALGRVRPSFPGELRLPMTAASGASRAAIDAALAHAKLI, translated from the coding sequence ATGTTCTCCGGGTCGATCCCTGCTCTGGTCACGCCATTTCGCGATGGCAGGTTCGCAGAAGAGGATTACCGGACCCTTGTTGAATGGCAGATTGCCGAAGGATCGCTGGCGCTGGTTCCGTGCGGCACCACCGGCGAGGCGGCGACGCTGACCAAGGACGAGCATTTCGAAGTGGTCCGCGTCTGTGTCGATCAGGCGAGGGGCAGGGTGCCGGTGCTCGCCGGCGCGGGTTCGAACGACACGCTGGTTGCGATCGCCAACGTCCATGCCGCCAAGGCTTCGGGCGCCGACGCGGTGCTGATGGTGCCGCCTTATTACAACCGCCCGAGCCAGGAAGGCATTTTCCGCCATTTCGAGGCGGTGGCGGAAGCGACCGACTTGCCGATCATACTCTACAACGTCCCCGGTCGCACCGTGACCGACATTCAGCCCGCGACGATGGCCCGGATCGCCGCAGCGTTCCCCGATCGTTTCCTCGGGGTCAAGGACGCCACCGGCCAGCTCGGCCGCGTGTCCGAGCAGCGCGCCGGCTGCGGCGCCGGCTTCATCCAGCTTTCGGGCAATGACGAGACTGCGCTCGCTTTCAACGCGATGGGCGGGACCGGGTGCATCTCGGTGACCGCCAACGTCGCGCCGCGGCTCTGCGCCGAGTTCCAGGCGGCCTGGGCCGCCGGCGACAATGTTCGCGCGCTCGAGCTCCACGACCGGCTCTATCCCTTGCACATCGCGATGTTCACCGATGCCTCGCCCGGCCCGGTCAAATACGCGCTCGGCAGGGTCCGCCCAAGCTTCCCCGGCGAGCTCCGCCTGCCGATGACCGCGGCCTCCGGGGCGAGTCGCGCTGCGATCGATGCCGCGCTGGCGCATGCCAAACTGATCTAG
- a CDS encoding TonB-dependent receptor → MKSVLTRHALRSGAAVAALLYAATAFAQDTAAPEPEAGDIVVTAQRREQRLVDVPVSVAVVQGDQLRDFQAAGDDTLALAGRVPGLYAETTTGRIFPRYYIRGLGNIDFYLGASQPVSIIQDDVVLEHVVLKSNPVYDLDRVEVLRGPQGSLFGRNTTAGIVKFDTIRPSDTFQGRAAMSVGEYGSSNIDAGFGGPIVDDILSFRVSGLYQHRDDWVDNTYTGPSFDGTRGSFNAMGGFDDRNLRLQLRFTPTDRLTFDLSGHGRWYKGSSTLFHRGALVKGSNSVENEPRDRVAYDEAMDNPQAYDTYGTSLRASYDLGGAVLTSISAWETTSGYSRGDTDGGAAPLFTGPAFYGQSQGNVRDLDQFSQELRLASPGTGRFNWQFGGYYFDSRDTTDFYQRRFFLTTPFSATNPNSNNPNNWVRLRNINTSWAAFGQLSYEVVPNLTLTGGARITNDSKSTRLLKTADTGTGAVTYGGRRFVELEDTKESWDVSALYKLGDNASLYARVAKGFRGPTIQGRSAVFNSDFSTADSETILSWEVGVKGALLDNRVRFNLSGFYYTVDDIQLNANDLNGNGVLLNADKAKAYGVEAELDLHPVENFALSLGGSWLHTEIDDPDARVQVCVLGGAVVCTVKDTLVPATTFARIDGNRLPNAPEYNLNVAARYDIPTANDGKFFVSTDWNLQGFTSFVLYDTKEFTSDGNFEGGLKIGYEGEGGDWEIAAFARNITNEKNLKGVIENYMAAVFNDPRIIGVSFSTRMR, encoded by the coding sequence ATGAAATCCGTACTTACCCGCCACGCGCTCCGTTCGGGTGCGGCCGTTGCCGCGTTGCTCTACGCCGCAACCGCTTTCGCGCAGGACACCGCCGCCCCCGAGCCTGAAGCCGGCGACATCGTCGTCACCGCGCAGCGCCGCGAGCAGCGGCTGGTCGACGTGCCGGTGTCGGTGGCGGTGGTGCAGGGCGATCAGCTCCGCGATTTCCAGGCAGCGGGCGACGACACGCTTGCGCTCGCCGGCCGCGTCCCCGGTCTCTATGCCGAGACGACCACCGGCCGCATCTTCCCGCGTTATTACATCCGCGGGCTCGGCAATATCGATTTCTATCTCGGTGCGTCGCAGCCGGTGTCGATCATCCAGGACGATGTCGTGCTCGAGCATGTCGTGCTCAAGTCGAACCCGGTCTATGACCTCGACCGCGTCGAAGTGCTGCGCGGCCCGCAGGGCTCGCTGTTCGGCCGCAACACTACTGCCGGCATCGTCAAGTTCGACACGATCCGCCCGAGCGACACGTTCCAGGGCCGTGCCGCGATGTCGGTCGGCGAATATGGCAGTTCGAACATCGACGCCGGCTTTGGTGGCCCGATTGTCGACGACATTCTCTCGTTCCGCGTTTCCGGCCTGTACCAGCATCGCGACGACTGGGTCGACAACACCTATACCGGCCCCAGCTTCGACGGCACCCGCGGAAGCTTCAACGCGATGGGCGGCTTCGACGATCGCAACCTGCGTCTCCAGCTCCGCTTCACCCCGACCGACCGCCTGACCTTCGACCTTTCCGGTCATGGCCGCTGGTACAAGGGCAGCTCGACGCTGTTCCACCGCGGCGCGCTGGTGAAGGGCTCAAACAGCGTCGAGAACGAACCGCGCGACCGCGTTGCCTATGACGAGGCGATGGACAATCCGCAGGCATACGACACCTACGGCACGTCGCTGCGCGCCAGCTACGATCTGGGCGGCGCGGTGCTGACGTCGATCTCGGCATGGGAAACCACGTCGGGCTATAGCCGCGGCGACACCGATGGTGGCGCTGCGCCCTTGTTCACCGGCCCGGCATTCTACGGCCAGTCGCAGGGCAATGTCCGCGATCTCGACCAGTTCAGCCAGGAGCTGCGTCTCGCCAGCCCGGGCACCGGCCGGTTCAACTGGCAGTTCGGCGGCTACTATTTCGATTCGCGCGACACCACCGATTTCTACCAGCGCCGCTTCTTCCTCACGACGCCGTTCAGCGCGACCAACCCCAACAGCAACAACCCGAACAACTGGGTGCGTCTGCGCAACATCAACACGTCATGGGCGGCGTTCGGCCAGCTGAGCTACGAGGTGGTCCCGAACCTGACACTCACCGGCGGCGCGCGCATCACCAACGACAGCAAGTCGACGCGCCTGCTCAAGACCGCCGACACGGGTACCGGCGCGGTGACCTATGGCGGCCGTCGCTTCGTCGAGCTCGAGGACACCAAGGAGAGCTGGGACGTCAGCGCGCTCTACAAGCTCGGTGACAATGCCAGCCTTTATGCCCGCGTCGCCAAGGGCTTCCGCGGCCCGACGATCCAGGGCCGCTCGGCGGTGTTCAATTCGGACTTCAGCACCGCGGATTCCGAGACGATCCTGTCGTGGGAAGTCGGTGTGAAGGGCGCGTTGCTCGACAACCGCGTCCGCTTCAACCTCAGCGGCTTCTACTACACCGTCGATGACATCCAGCTCAACGCCAACGACCTCAACGGCAACGGCGTGCTGCTTAATGCCGACAAGGCAAAGGCGTATGGCGTCGAGGCCGAACTCGACCTGCACCCGGTCGAGAATTTCGCACTCTCGCTCGGCGGCAGCTGGCTGCACACCGAGATCGATGACCCGGACGCGCGGGTGCAGGTTTGCGTACTCGGCGGCGCGGTAGTCTGCACGGTAAAGGACACCCTCGTTCCCGCTACTACTTTCGCCCGGATCGACGGCAATCGCCTGCCCAACGCGCCCGAGTACAACCTCAACGTCGCGGCTCGCTACGACATCCCGACCGCGAACGACGGAAAATTCTTCGTCTCGACCGACTGGAACCTGCAGGGATTCACCAGCTTTGTGCTGTACGATACCAAGGAGTTCACGTCGGACGGCAACTTCGAAGGCGGTCTGAAGATCGGATATGAGGGCGAGGGCGGCGATTGGGAGATCGCTGCGTTCGCACGCAACATCACCAACGAGAAGAACCTCAAGGGCGTGATCGAGAACTACATGGCGGCGGTGTTCAACGATCCGCGGATCATCGGCGTCTCGTTCAGCACGCGGATGCGTTAG
- the smpB gene encoding SsrA-binding protein SmpB has protein sequence MARPRPATFDKVKTVAENRRARYEYFIDTVYEAGLALTGTEVKSLRFGEGSIAEAYAEVKENGVWLVNANIPEFSHGNRYNHEPKRPRKLLLHEREINKLHGAVAREGMTLVPLSIYFNGRGRAKVELALAKGKKTHDKRESIKERDWKREQGRLLRDRG, from the coding sequence ATGGCCCGTCCGCGTCCCGCCACCTTCGACAAAGTGAAGACCGTCGCCGAGAACCGGCGCGCGCGGTACGAATATTTCATCGACACGGTCTACGAGGCGGGGCTTGCCCTGACCGGCACCGAAGTGAAGTCGCTGCGCTTTGGCGAAGGCTCGATCGCGGAGGCCTATGCCGAGGTGAAGGAGAACGGGGTGTGGCTGGTCAACGCCAACATCCCCGAATTCAGCCACGGCAACCGTTATAATCACGAGCCCAAGCGCCCGCGTAAATTGCTCCTTCATGAGCGTGAAATAAACAAGCTGCACGGCGCAGTCGCACGTGAGGGTATGACCCTCGTTCCACTCTCGATCTATTTCAATGGAAGAGGGCGCGCGAAAGTTGAGCTCGCGCTGGCAAAGGGCAAGAAGACGCATGACAAGCGCGAGTCGATCAAGGAACGCGACTGGAAGCGAGAGCAAGGCCGGCTCCTCCGCGACCGTGGCTGA
- a CDS encoding DUF2062 domain-containing protein, whose amino-acid sequence MAERGLGARFRGWVQRNLPTRESFESNRWLKPLAHRILHSSLWRMTRRSIPRGVALGMFTGILIPMGQIPASAVLALPLRANVPAAALTTFFTNPFTTPFLLILYYKIGNWALHLSGTSATAAAKTAVADAGWLHWLAADVGLPTAVGMAICAVLGGILGYFVTALGWRLWIGHKWRKRSAERAARQIDAT is encoded by the coding sequence GTGGCTGAGCGCGGGCTCGGCGCGCGCTTCCGTGGCTGGGTCCAGCGGAACCTGCCGACGCGCGAGAGCTTCGAGTCCAATCGCTGGCTCAAGCCGCTTGCGCACCGTATCCTGCATTCGTCGCTGTGGCGGATGACGCGTCGCTCGATCCCGCGCGGCGTGGCGTTGGGCATGTTCACCGGCATCCTGATCCCGATGGGCCAGATCCCGGCGTCCGCGGTGCTCGCGCTGCCGCTGCGGGCGAACGTGCCCGCGGCCGCGCTGACCACTTTCTTCACCAATCCGTTCACGACACCGTTCCTGCTCATCCTCTATTACAAGATCGGCAACTGGGCGCTGCATCTGAGCGGCACATCGGCGACGGCGGCGGCGAAGACCGCGGTGGCGGATGCCGGGTGGCTCCACTGGCTGGCGGCGGATGTCGGGTTGCCCACTGCCGTGGGCATGGCGATCTGCGCGGTGCTGGGCGGCATTCTTGGTTATTTCGTCACCGCGCTCGGCTGGCGGCTGTGGATCGGGCACAAGTGGCGCAAGCGGTCGGCCGAGCGTGCAGCGCGGCAGATTGACGCGACGTAG
- a CDS encoding M13 family metallopeptidase yields the protein MRLPLLATTFLAGPALLAGCTRGETPPPEAVAAQTSTVSQAAVGPVAPATAPRPQIGNYGFDEAGMDKSVAPGDDFYGFANGSWARTTPIPADKSNFGMFSVLDDLSKQRTQEILEAAKTDPNSKIGVAYATYLDNAAIDAKGLAPIQPWLNQIKGVKAKSGLAALYAQADRNGVGGLFGSYVGQDDKNPDVYALNMSQGGLGMPDRDYYLSKDAKLVETRNAYEKHLANVLTLAGEPNAAARAKAILALETRIAQAHWTRIDSRDANKTYNKLSVAALTRKAPGFDFKGFFAGIGAPVDSVIVAQPSAVAGIAKQVRATPLAVLKDQLLVRSLDNFADVLPSSFDKEQFGFYGTTLSGTPEQQVRWKRAVEFTTGAVSDEVSQAYVAKYFPPATKAAADALVKNVIAAMDRRIDQLDWMAPETKVKAHAKLAAFTPKIGYPDRWHDYANLQIVPGDAFGNNVRANNWAHEDQISKLGQPIRRWEWGMTPMDVNAYANFGMVEIVFPAAILQPPFFDPNADPAVNYGGIGAVIGHELSHHFDDQGAKYNAEGRLTDWWTPADVAAFKARTDALVAQYDQYEPLPGMHVKGALTLGENVADLAGLTVAYDAYKHSLSGKGAPVLDGTSGDQRFYLGWAQVWRRNYREANLRQRLLTDPHSPSQQRAWVVRNLDPWYSAFAPAPGNKLFLTPEQRVRIW from the coding sequence ATGCGTCTTCCCCTCCTCGCCACCACCTTCCTCGCCGGGCCTGCTTTGCTCGCCGGCTGTACCCGTGGCGAGACCCCGCCTCCCGAAGCCGTCGCCGCGCAGACCTCGACGGTGTCACAGGCAGCCGTCGGTCCGGTAGCGCCCGCCACGGCGCCGCGCCCGCAGATCGGCAATTACGGCTTCGACGAGGCCGGCATGGACAAGTCCGTTGCGCCGGGCGACGATTTCTACGGCTTCGCCAATGGCAGCTGGGCGCGGACCACGCCAATCCCGGCCGACAAATCGAATTTCGGCATGTTCTCGGTGCTCGACGATCTGTCGAAGCAGCGCACACAGGAGATACTCGAGGCGGCGAAGACGGATCCAAACTCGAAGATCGGTGTCGCTTATGCGACCTATCTCGACAATGCCGCGATCGATGCGAAGGGCCTCGCCCCGATCCAGCCCTGGCTGAACCAGATCAAGGGAGTGAAGGCAAAGTCCGGTCTGGCCGCGCTCTATGCGCAGGCGGATCGCAACGGCGTGGGCGGCCTGTTCGGCAGCTATGTCGGCCAGGACGACAAGAACCCGGACGTCTATGCGCTCAACATGAGCCAGGGCGGGCTCGGCATGCCCGATCGCGATTATTATCTCTCGAAAGACGCCAAGCTCGTCGAGACGCGTAATGCCTATGAGAAGCATCTCGCCAATGTCCTGACGCTGGCCGGCGAGCCCAATGCCGCTGCGCGCGCCAAGGCGATCCTCGCGCTCGAGACGCGCATTGCGCAAGCGCACTGGACGCGGATCGACAGCCGCGACGCCAACAAGACCTACAACAAGCTCAGCGTCGCCGCGTTGACCCGCAAGGCGCCGGGCTTCGACTTCAAGGGCTTCTTCGCCGGCATCGGCGCCCCGGTCGACAGCGTGATCGTCGCCCAGCCGAGCGCAGTCGCGGGGATCGCAAAGCAGGTTCGCGCCACCCCGCTCGCCGTGCTCAAGGATCAGTTGCTCGTCCGCAGCCTCGACAATTTCGCCGATGTGCTGCCCTCGTCCTTCGACAAGGAGCAGTTCGGTTTCTATGGTACCACGCTGTCGGGCACGCCCGAGCAGCAGGTCCGCTGGAAGCGCGCGGTCGAGTTCACCACCGGTGCGGTCTCGGACGAAGTCAGCCAGGCCTATGTCGCGAAATATTTCCCTCCGGCGACCAAGGCCGCGGCCGACGCGCTGGTCAAGAACGTCATCGCCGCGATGGATCGCCGTATCGACCAGCTCGACTGGATGGCGCCCGAGACCAAGGTCAAGGCACATGCCAAGCTCGCCGCCTTCACGCCCAAGATCGGCTATCCCGATCGCTGGCACGATTATGCGAACCTGCAGATCGTCCCCGGCGACGCGTTCGGCAACAATGTCCGTGCCAACAATTGGGCGCATGAGGATCAGATCTCGAAGCTCGGCCAGCCGATCCGGCGCTGGGAATGGGGCATGACTCCGATGGATGTGAACGCCTATGCCAATTTCGGCATGGTCGAGATCGTCTTCCCGGCCGCAATCCTCCAGCCGCCGTTCTTCGACCCCAATGCCGATCCAGCGGTCAATTATGGCGGCATCGGCGCGGTGATCGGCCACGAGCTCAGCCATCATTTCGACGACCAGGGCGCCAAGTACAATGCCGAGGGTCGCCTGACCGACTGGTGGACTCCGGCCGATGTTGCCGCGTTCAAGGCGCGCACCGACGCGCTGGTCGCGCAATATGACCAATATGAGCCGCTGCCGGGGATGCACGTGAAGGGCGCGTTGACCCTCGGCGAGAATGTCGCCGATCTGGCGGGCCTCACCGTCGCTTATGATGCCTACAAGCATTCTCTGAGCGGCAAGGGAGCACCGGTGCTCGACGGCACTTCGGGCGATCAGCGCTTCTATCTCGGCTGGGCGCAGGTCTGGCGACGCAACTATCGCGAGGCGAATCTTCGCCAGCGGCTGCTCACCGATCCGCACAGCCCGTCGCAGCAGCGCGCCTGGGTCGTGCGCAACCTCGACCCCTGGTACTCGGCCTTCGCGCCGGCTCCGGGCAACAAGCTGTTCCTGACTCCCGAACAGCGCGTCCGGATCTGGTGA